The proteins below come from a single Aegilops tauschii subsp. strangulata cultivar AL8/78 chromosome 6, Aet v6.0, whole genome shotgun sequence genomic window:
- the LOC141026253 gene encoding uncharacterized protein — protein sequence MGDFAVKFRVRSKVDGFNWALVAVYGAAQPELKPDFLADLVRICGSEQLPILVGGDFNIIRRREEKNNDNFDGRWSFMFNTIIESLDLREIQLSGRKFTWANSLPNPTYEKLDRVLASVEWEQKFPLVTVQALSWGFSDHTPLFVDSGEPNHVGNKNTFSFEMAWFEHEGFLDLIAREWAKGVGGRTAVERWQNKIRSLRSFLPGWAKHLSGIYKIEKDRLLSLIQNLDVKAESTILMPAELQVKTEAEKRLKELLREEELKWALRAKVRKVVQGDANTQFFHLIANGKHRKKRIF from the coding sequence ATGGGCGACTTCGCGGTTAAGTTTCGAGTCaggtctaaggttgatggtttcAACTGGGCGTTAGTGGCGGTTTATGGTGCCGCACAGCCCGAGCTTAAACCGGATTTTTTAGCGGATCTTGTTCGGATTTGTGGGTCCGAGCAGCTTCCAATCTTAGTTGGGGGAGATTTCAACATCATTAGGAGGAGAGAGGAGAAGAATAATGATAACTTTGACGGCAGATGGTCGTTCATGTTCAATACTATTATTGAAAGCCTGGATCTGAGGGAGATACAGCTTTCTGGTAGAAAGTTCACCTGGGCTAACTCTTTGCCCAACCCGACGTACGAAAAGCTTGATCGTGTTCTTGCGAGTGTGGAGTGGGAACAGAAGTTCCCGCTTGTGACGGTTCAAGCTCTTTCCTGGGGTTTTTCCGATCACACACCCCTGTTCGTTGACTCAGGGGAGCCGAACCACGTGGGAAATAAAAACACCTTTTCTTTTGAGATGGCCTGGTTCGAACACGAAGGGTTCCTAGACCTGATCGCTCGGGAATGGGCGAAGGGTGTAGGCGGTAGGACCGCGGTCGAGCGTTGGCAAAATAAGATTAGGAGTTTGAGAAGCTTCTTACCGGGTTGGGCTAAGCACCTTAGTGGGATATATAAGATTGAGAAGGACAGGCTTCTCTCTCTTATACAGAATCTGGACGTCAAGGCCGAATCCACGATTTTGATGCCTGCTGAGCTCCAGGTTAAAACTGAAGCAGAGAAGAGGTTGAAAGAACTTCTCCGTGAAGAAGAATTGAAGTGGGCTTTGCGGGCTAAGGTTCGCAAAGTGGTCCAAGGGGACGCAAATACTCAATTCTTTCATCTGATTGCTAATGGTAAGCACAGAAAGAAGAGAATATTCTAG